The Stratiformator vulcanicus genome has a segment encoding these proteins:
- a CDS encoding non-reducing end alpha-L-arabinofuranosidase family hydrolase, whose translation MRLSNSAALFILFFSSAICSFADAEDVFDNGNFRWSVSEPLLGIEPSKLPPSESPWVAVKDSSIVRYDRKWHLFCTIRNTSSEDGRIRIGYISFKDWTEAPTKKWHLLQLTDGYHGAPQIFYFTPHRKWYLIYQAVDESRGLGFGPCFSTNENIDDPAGWTLPEPLYVVPEGEKSGLDFWVICDRQRAHLFFTTLDGRMRRAETLLKDFPDQGWSKPVVALKADIFEASHTYRLKGRDQYLSLIEAQNRGRRYYKAFIANKLDGEWRPLAASREKPFASPVNVVNQRQSWTTSYSHGELIRTGVDEHLEVDPDDLQFLFQGVSDEDRTGKGYGIIPWKLGLLRAVKSED comes from the coding sequence GTGCGCCTTTCAAATTCTGCCGCGCTATTCATTCTCTTTTTTAGCAGTGCAATATGTAGTTTTGCTGACGCGGAAGACGTTTTCGACAACGGCAACTTCCGATGGTCAGTCTCGGAACCGCTGCTCGGGATTGAACCTTCGAAACTGCCACCGTCGGAGTCTCCCTGGGTCGCGGTTAAAGACTCGAGTATCGTGCGTTATGACAGGAAGTGGCATCTGTTCTGCACGATCCGCAACACCAGCAGCGAGGACGGCCGGATTCGCATTGGTTATATTTCTTTTAAAGATTGGACCGAAGCGCCCACAAAGAAGTGGCATCTATTGCAACTGACTGACGGATATCACGGGGCACCACAGATATTTTACTTCACGCCCCACCGAAAATGGTATTTAATTTACCAGGCGGTTGATGAATCGCGTGGCCTGGGGTTCGGACCCTGTTTTTCAACCAACGAGAATATCGATGACCCGGCCGGATGGACTTTACCAGAACCGTTGTATGTGGTGCCGGAGGGGGAAAAGTCGGGTCTCGACTTCTGGGTGATTTGCGATCGCCAACGGGCACACCTTTTCTTCACCACACTCGATGGCCGGATGCGACGCGCCGAGACCTTGCTAAAAGACTTTCCCGATCAAGGTTGGTCAAAGCCTGTTGTGGCCTTAAAGGCCGACATTTTCGAAGCGAGCCATACCTATCGCCTGAAGGGTCGTGATCAATACCTTTCATTAATTGAGGCCCAAAATCGCGGGCGCCGATATTACAAGGCTTTTATCGCGAACAAGCTCGACGGAGAGTGGCGACCGCTCGCGGCATCGCGTGAAAAACCATTCGCCTCGCCGGTGAATGTCGTCAATCAACGACAATCATGGACGACCTCTTACAGTCACGGCGAATTAATCCGAACCGGCGTTGATGAACACCTCGAGGTTGATCCTGATGATTTGCAATTCCTTTTCCAAGGGGTCAGTGATGAAGACCGAACTGGCAAAGGCTACGGTATCATCCCGTGGAAATTGGGATTGCTCAGGGCGGTGAAATCCGAAGATTAG